TGTGCAGTTCAATAAACTGTGCTTGTACCTTGACAGATGCTTCAATTTGTGCAGGTTCAGCATCTATAAAAAGACTGACTGGAATGCTAGCGTTCTGCAATTTATCAACTATTTCACCTATTCTAGCAATTTGCCCAACAATATCTAAACCGCCTTCTGTAGTGACTTCTTCCCGTTTTTCGGGTACTAAAGTCACATAATCCGGTTTGATGTCGAGAGCGATCGCTAGCATTTCATCTGTAGCGGCCATTTCTAGATTAAGATGCGTTCTGACCGTTTGCCGCAACAAACGTACATCTCGGTCTTGAATATGCCGCCGATCTTCCCGCAGATGTACCGTAATACCATCTGCACCCCCCAATTCTGCCAACACTGCCGCTGCTATGGGGTCTGGTTCCACCGTCCGCCGCGCTTGCCGGATGGTAGCAATGTGGTCGATGTTAACACCAAGTGTAGGCAACCTTAATACTCCCTATTCACAGTCCTCAGAACTTGATTTTACCGGAAATATTGAGGCATCGGGGATTGGGCAGAATTTTTTTCTATTGCGATCGCTGATCAAATTGTTGTAGAAGGACATGGGGAACAATTCATGTTGATTCAATATTTCCCGAAGGAACAGCGTTTATAGTAACGTTACCAATACAGGCGTAATTACTACTAAGTAGCTAGCATTAATATTTTTCTAAAATTTAGTTATAATTTCTTTTTCTCCTAATTATTGAATTAATCAATTAATATGTTCAGCAATATTTAACTATTATTAGAAGTCACAATAATTTTGAATTTTAGAAATTAGGTTAAGTGACTTGCAAAAAAAATTATTTAGTAGGGTGTGTTATAAACTTTAGTCCTAACGCACCATCAGATTTAGGGTACGTTATGCTGACGCGATAACACACCGTACGATCTGTAATCAATAGTTAAATATTTTTTAATAGGAAGTTCCTAAATGTAATTTGTACGTCTTAATTTAGGAAGCTCTCGGCAGATTATCATAGAAATCTAAAGCTTCCCGAGAAAGGCGATCGCTCATGACTACTGAGACAAATCCAGCAGCCATTGTGGATTGGGAACCCCCCATGCCACCTACAGATTTAATTTTTGATGATGGTAAACCCTTGGAATCAAATCGCCACCGTATTGCCATAAATGTTTTGATTCGGTCATTGCAACAAGCTTGGGCTGATCGCAATGATTTCTTCACTGGGGGCAATATGTTTATTTACTACAGTAGCGCCCAAGTTCGTAATCGTGACTTCCGTGGGCCAGATTTCTTTGCAGTGCTGAATGTTGACGGCAATAGCTCTAGACAAGGCTGGGTAGTCTGGGAGGAAAATGGTCGTTATCCTGATGTAATCGTGGAGTTAATGTCACCATCTACGGCAGCAATAGACAAGGGTATTAAGAAAAACCTTTACGAACAAACTTTCCGTACCTCAGATTATTTCGTCTATGATCCCTTTGATCCTAATTCTTTGCAAGGATGGCATTTAGATGATAATCAGCAGTATCAACCTTTGACACCAAATGAGCGTGGGTGGCTATGGTGTAAGCGCTTAAGTTTATGGTTGGGAACGAGTGAGGGGACAATAGACAGAGAAACGGCGATATGGTTGCGGTTTTATGATGTGGCTGGCAATTTGGTTTTGTTACCAGAGGAGGCTGCTGCTGCAAGAGAGCCAGCCGCACTTGCACAGGCAGAGCGTTTAGCGGCTAGATTAAGGGAACTAGGGGAAAATCCAGATGTTTTGTGACAGTTTTTGGCTTTTTTGATTTGCTTGGACTACAGTTTTGAGTTTTACTTTCAGGTTGAATTGGCCAAGCTCATTTTTTTATGAAGAGACAAGTAATTATATATCCCGGAGAAGATGATTACTGGGTAGCTGAATTTTACAAAAATTTACTAATTTCAAGTAAAAATTCGGTAGAAAAGGGCGATCGCCATTTATCTAACTCGAAGCACTAGTATAAAATCGTAGTGCAAACCGCCAAAACCAAGTAGAAACTAAAAACAGCACTAATGCCAATACTGACGCACCAATTAACCAAGTTATTTGCCCACGCCCCAGTATTACTTCGGCTGGTATGGTAGTTAAAAAAGCTACTGGCATCACAAAAGTGAAGAAAAAACGGTAAGCAGTGGGATATGCTGCGATCGGATACCTTCCGGCTTCTAACAAACCGCGCAGCACCTCAGTAGCATTATATATTTTCACAAACCAGATACTTGTCGCTCCTAGTATGAACCACAAGCTGTAGAGAATCACTAAACCGAAAAACAACGGTACTAAGCTAACTAAATAGTTGCTTATTCCTACATTTAGCCTTCTG
This region of Nostoc sp. UHCC 0302 genomic DNA includes:
- a CDS encoding Uma2 family endonuclease; this encodes MTTETNPAAIVDWEPPMPPTDLIFDDGKPLESNRHRIAINVLIRSLQQAWADRNDFFTGGNMFIYYSSAQVRNRDFRGPDFFAVLNVDGNSSRQGWVVWEENGRYPDVIVELMSPSTAAIDKGIKKNLYEQTFRTSDYFVYDPFDPNSLQGWHLDDNQQYQPLTPNERGWLWCKRLSLWLGTSEGTIDRETAIWLRFYDVAGNLVLLPEEAAAAREPAALAQAERLAARLRELGENPDVL
- a CDS encoding pyridoxine 5'-phosphate synthase gives rise to the protein MPTLGVNIDHIATIRQARRTVEPDPIAAAVLAELGGADGITVHLREDRRHIQDRDVRLLRQTVRTHLNLEMAATDEMLAIALDIKPDYVTLVPEKREEVTTEGGLDIVGQIARIGEIVDKLQNASIPVSLFIDAEPAQIEASVKVQAQFIELHTGQYAEAKDETNRQQELAVLAKGCEQAIKAGLRVNAGHGLTYWNVYPVAALPGMEELNIGHTIISRAALVGIERAVREMKQAIRGNGD